One Spinacia oleracea cultivar Varoflay chromosome 4, BTI_SOV_V1, whole genome shotgun sequence DNA segment encodes these proteins:
- the LOC130471797 gene encoding uncharacterized protein — MDTSWIDLPTGHPKYIDGCMQFIEFAKQDLVLGKIRCPCKNCKVDKWFPINEVGRHILFKGFYKSYKNWIFHGKGDMVQRMFESDGGSTSEGFPGNQSGFIGRDNMGGLLRSAFSVNMPPNCQTFEAQEDDEWIEEPVTYETDVEYDDSTIEEDATYKKLLEASEERLYEGYINFSKLSFLLHLFHLKCMNHWSIESFNMLLKLILDAFPQILDFPSSYYYSKKMIKELELGYEKIDACPNNCMLYWGEFLEKDKCHVCGTSRWKRTKGMSGDVSDGDTNTLKRSVPAKVMRYFPLIPRLKRIYMSLETAEEMRWHDTERLGEHDKKILRHPSDALAWKAFDERHSDFALDPRSVRLGLASDGFNPYRLMNTSYSTWPVMLIPYNLPPWLCMKPSSFILSTLIPGKTSPGIDIDVYLQPLVHELKLLWTGVEAFDAFGREKFNLRAALLWTINDFPAYSMLSGLSTKDHPYRAQGSMFCEKFGTNEWGEAPSRPSGTGILREQEKVEYVYGNSKAPQKKRGRQRGHNDNNNNNDVQYENAYGNDKSRDSRDDRVALKHWRIKPHLWLDTNHNGSEYMPPASYSMSTEEKERFLNVLQKLKVPDGYGSNLSSCVNMKQRKLINLKSHDNHVLMQDILPVALRASNATKVIDLLARLSSFFKKLCSTSIDLDDLDGLQDGIILTLCELEKEFLPSFFTIMVHLLIHLVEEVKLGGPVQYRWMYPIERYLSHLKSHVTNKAQPEGSIAEGFLLEETIRFCSRYLQGVKTIFNIPKRMDDDIPNPNDYLFNSGGRVIGKEVSVRLDDKTLKQAHRYVLLHCDEIKGELDEFLTEKRQMNLRNSVTESDESNWIINEFGGWLQNKVHCIDVTTEDGKLRRALAGGLNYYGRKLKGFMINGYKFLSTDRDCRLLTQNSGIMVEADGEAYYGKVIDIYELNYYGDYKVVLFHCDWVDIYRGVRAYPNGGVCVNFSKLMHSGRLLQDDPFVFSSQAKQVFYIEDEIQKGWWHVVKNKPRDLFDLGDSLPVEEEGGAN; from the exons ATGGATACAAGTTGGATCGATCTACCCACTGGCCACCCTAAATATATCGATGGATGTATGCAATTCATTGAGTTTGCCAAGCAagatctagtcctaggaaaaaTTAGATGCCCATGTAAGAACTGTAAGGTGGATAAATGGTTTCCGATAAATGAAGTAGGGAGACATATTTTGTTTAAAGGGTTTTATAAGTCTTATAAGAATTGGATCTTTCATGGGAAAGGGGATATGGTTCAGCGTAtgtttgagagtgatggagggagtactagtgAAGGATTCCCCGGTAATCAAAGTGGGTTTATTGGTCGAGATAATATGGGGGGACTATTAAGATCAGCTTTTAGTGTTAATATGCCTCCCAATTGCCAAACTTTTGAAGCACAAGAGGATGATGAATGGATTGAGGAACCAGTGACATATGAAACAGATGTTGAATATGATGATTCTACAATAGAAGAAGATGCGACATATAAGAAGTTACTTGAAGCTTCTGAGGAGAGATTATATGAGGGGTATATCAATTTTTCAAAGTTATCTTTTCTTTTACACTTGTTTCACTTGAAGTGTATGAATCACTGGTCTATTGAATCTTTTAATATGCTGTTAAAGCTAATTTTAGATGCATTTCCTCAAATACTTGATTTTCCCTCGTCTTATTATTACAGtaagaaaatgataaaagaATTGGAACTTGGGTATGAAAAGATTGATGCTTGTCCGAATAATTGTATGTTGTATTGGGGGGAATTTTTAGAGAAAGACAAGTGTCATGTTTGTGGTACATCAAGGTGGAAGAGAACTAAGGGTATGAGTGGCGATGTAAGTGATGGAGATACAAATACATTGAAGAGAAGTGTGCCAGCTAAGGTAATGCGATATTTTCCTCTTATCCCGAGGCTAAAAAGAATCTACATGTCATTAGAAACAGCGGAAGAGATGAGGTGGCATGATACAGAGAGATTGGGTGAACATGATAAGAAGATTTTGAGGCATCCATCGGATGCCTTAGCTTGGAAAGCATTTGATGAGCGTCATAGCGATTTTGCATTAGACCCTCGCAGTGTTCGATTAGGTCTTGCGAGTGATGGGTTTAATCCTTATCGTTTAATGAACACCTCTTATAGTACGTGGCCGGTGATGTTGATTCCTTATAACCTTCCACCATGGTTATGTATGAAACCATCTTCTTTCATTTTATCCACACTTATTCCCGGAAAAACAAGTCCCGGAATTGATATTGACGTGTATCTGCAACCGTTAGTGCATgaattgaaattgttgtggacgGGGGTTGAAGCTTTTGATGCTTTTGGTAGAGAGAAATTTAATTTGCGAGCGGCTTTGCTTTGGACTATTAATGACTTTCCTGCCTATTCAATGCTTTCTGGTTTGAGCACAAAAG ATCACCCATATCGAGCTCAAGGTTCCATGTTTTGTGAGAAGTTCGGAACTAACGAGTGGGGTGAAGCTCCATCTCGTCCTAGCGGGACTGGTATattgagggaacaagaaaagGTCGAGTATGTTTATGGAAATTCGAAGGcaccacaaaaaaaaagaggtaGACAAAGAGGTCATAatgataacaataataacaatgatGTCCAATATGAAAATGCTTATG GTAATGATAAGAGTAGAGATAGTAGGGATGATCGAGTAGCCCTTAAACATTGGAGGATAAAGCCTCACCTTTGGCTTGATACCAATCATAATGGAAGCGAATACATGCCTCCGGCTTCTTATTCTATGTCTACGGAGGAGAAAGAGAGGTTCTTAAATGTTTTGCAGAAACTTAAAGTTCCGGATGGATATGGATCCAACCTTTCTAGTTGTGTGAATATGAAGCAAAGGAAGTTGATTAACCTCAAGAGTCATGACAACCATGTTCTAATGCAAGATATCCTCCCCGTCGCCTTAAGAGCTTCTAATGCTACAAAGGTGATTGACTTGTTGGCTAGATTATCTTCGTTTTTCAAGAAGTTGTGCTCCACCAGTATTGATCTAGATGATTTAGATGGTCTTCAAGATGGAATTATTTTAACTCTTTGTGAGTTGGAAAAGGAGTTTCTGCCTTCATTTTTTACAATCATGGTCCATTTGTTGATTCACTTAGTGGAGGAGGTTAAACTTGGTGGACCAGTGCAATACAGATGGATGTATCCCATTGAAAG GTACTTGTCCCATTTGAAATCACATGTAACCAATAAAGCCCAACCTGAAGGATCTATTGCGGAAGGCTTCCTTTTAGAGGAGACAATTAGGTTTTGTTCGAGATATCTTCAAGGTGTTAAGACTATCTTCAACATACCTAAAAGGATGGATGATGACATTCCAAATCCCAATGATTACTTGTTTAATTCTGGTGGTCGAGTTATTGGGAAGGAGGTTAGCGTTCGCCTTGATGACAAAACCTTAAAGCAAGCTCATCGCTACGTTTTACTTCATTGTGATGAGATTAAAGGGGAATTAGA TGAATTTTTAACGGAGAAGCGTCAAATGAACTTACGAAATTCTGTCACGGAGAGTGATGAAAGTAATTGGATCATCAATGAATTTGGAGGGTGGCTGCAAAATAAG GTACATTGCATAGATGTAACCACCGAAGATGGAAAACTAAGAAGAGCGTTGGCGGGTGGTTTGAATTATTATGgtagaaaattaaaaggattcatGATCAATGGTTATAAGTTCCTTTCCACGGATCGCGATTGtcgtcttttgacacaaaattctGGAATTATGGTTGAAGCGGATGGAGAGGCGTACTACGGAAAAGTGATagatatttatgaattaaattacTATGGAGATTATAAAGTTGTATTGTTTCATTGTGATTGGGTAGACATTTATAGGGGTGTAAGAGCCTATCCAAATGGAGGAGTATGTGTCAATTTTTCTAAATTGATGCATAGCGGGCGATTATTGCAAGATGATCCATTTGTATTCTCATCTCAAGCAAAACAAGTTTTTTACATAGAAGATGAGATACAAAAAGGGTGGTGGCATGTTGTTAAGAATAAGCCTAGAGACTTGTTTGATTTAGGTGATTCTTTACCGGTAGAGGAAGAGGGTGGAGCCAATTGA